Part of the Martelella mediterranea DSM 17316 genome, CACGATCGAGCGGGTACGCCCGCGCACGCCGGCCCGGTCGTTCAGCACGCGATCCACGGTCGCCGGTGAAACGCCCGCGAGCCGTGCGATCTCCGACATGGTGACGCGCATGGTGAAACCCTCATGAGAACATCAGAAAACAAATCATTTTCAATCATCATGAGGCCGTGATCAATGGCCCGCGACACAAGAAATCCAGCGATAGATACGGAACGACCCCGGCGATCACGGATCGATTGCCGTCACCGCCGGGGCCTCCGGGAGGAGCCCTGTGATGTGCTCAGGCCGACCGGCGCTGCACCAGATAGACGTGGTCGCAGGCCATCACCACTTCGTCGCGCTGGTTCTTCACGCGCACTTCTTCGATGACGCGGCCGTAATCGGGTCGCTTCGGGTCGTCCTCGCAGCGCGCGATCGTCAGCACGGTATGGATGGTGTCGCCGATGAAGACGGGTTTCGGAAAGCGCAGCCGCTCATAGCCATAGGTGAAGGAGAGCGGGTTGATTTCCGAGGCCGAAAGCCCGATGCCGATCGCGAACGTCATCGTGCCATGGGCGATGCGCTGGCCGAAGG contains:
- a CDS encoding MaoC/PaaZ C-terminal domain-containing protein; protein product: MERPRHFEDIAVGEERRTYGRTITETDFVVHAGHTGDFFPHHMDAEHMKSTPFGQRIAHGTMTFAIGIGLSASEINPLSFTYGYERLRFPKPVFIGDTIHTVLTIARCEDDPKRPDYGRVIEEVRVKNQRDEVVMACDHVYLVQRRSA